In the Pongo abelii isolate AG06213 chromosome 9, NHGRI_mPonAbe1-v2.0_pri, whole genome shotgun sequence genome, GTTCTCCACAATGAAGTCCCAACCTGCATGTTTCTGGTTTACATCCTACTACTCTGGAGTGACTACAACTGAACAAACCccttgaatacttttttttttttttttttttttttgagacggagtctcgctctgttgccaggttggagtgcagtggcgcgatctcggctcaccgcaacctccacctcctgggttcaaaggattctcctgcctcagcctcccaagtagctaggactacaggcgaccacacccagctaatttctgtgtatttagtagagacggggtttcaccatgttgaccaggatggtctcaatctctcgacctcgtgattcgcccagctcagcctccttaagtgctgggattacaggcgtgagccaccgcgcccggctgaataCTCATTTCTTGACTCTCCACTTTACTGAGCTCTGGCTCAAGAGTCCCCACACATCCAAAACAGTTTCTACTTCACATGACACATCAGTTTCACCTAGCCAAACCCTGGACCATGTTCTGAACCTAGCTCAAATCCCAGCCCCTCAAAGCAGCTTTCTCTGTCCTCATGGGATGGGCTTTTTTGCTCCTCCAGGCTGATGACTCTTACTGCCATGGCCCTTGCTTGGGACTAATCAGATGTGGGCTCAAATACAAACATCTTTTGTCTTCAGATTAGATGCTAagccaggaggcaggggctgccgTGGCTTCATCTCTCCGCCTCTCCCACAGTTCTTAGGATGGCAGCTAAGTATCTGGTTAAGTATTTACGAAGTGATTACCCAGGTCTCATTGATGACTTTCTCTAACGTTGTCATCTCCACCTCAGTGAAGATCTGGTCCATCTCTGGGATGAGCCGGGCCCCCCTGGAAGCCAGAAAGGAGACCATTAGCCCCAGAGGGAGAGGGGCCTGGAGTGTGGGGAGTGGGAAGCTGGTAGGAATGAAAACCAGTGGCCTTGGCAGGACTGCAAAAAGGATTCAGGGGCTGCTCACTTGAGGAACATGCTGGAATGGTTGAGGAGATTATCGAGGGCAGACAGCCGTTCGGGCCACTTCTTGCGCTCCTCTACCCGAAAAAACAGCCCTTGGCACAGCTTCCTCAGCTCAGCCAGCTTCTCCTTCAACATCTGATGGATGTGGGATTGGGCAGAGGGGTGGAAGGGACGACAGCAGAGCCTGGAGTCAGCCCCATGTCCTTCTGTATGGGCTCAAGCCCcagctcttctctctctctcaccctgggagaggaaggagagctCCCCTTCCACCTGCCATGTCCTGAGAGGCCCCTCACCACTGTGGTGGCTCCAACACCCTCATCCTCCAGCCAGGTCGACGCGGCGCTGAGCTTCCCGGAGATCTCCTCACGCTGCTCCTCTGTGGACACTTCCTGGTACTCGGGCTGGTACAGCTTGTCCTGGGGAGGGGGACATGTAAACACATGCACCCGCAAGCCCAGAGGCAAGGCCCACAGAGCCAGGCGTAAGCCCAGTGGGGGGGCTGCTGCCTCCTGCCCACTGACCTGGGTCTCAAAGATGAACGCTTCCAAGCTGTTGGCAGCTTTTTCCCGTTCCTGCTTCTCCAGGTCTCGGAGTGTCAAGTCCTGAAGTCTATGGGACAAAAGAGGGGAAGGGATGAGGCAGAGGGGAAGTGAGAACTTGAGACTCTGGGTCAGACAGCCCTCCCTCCCAGGGCACCATCCCACATCCTGCCAccttgcacacacatgtacacatacacaccagCTGTCCTCACTTACTTCTGCACCGACTGAGCCAGCTTATCCTCTGGCAAGTCAGGCAGGTCCAGAACAACCAGCTCCACCCCGATCTCCTCTACCATTCGCCGCTTCTTGGCGGGCTTctgcttcttctctccctctgggGCTGAAGCGACGCCCTCAggccctgcctctgccttctcaCTTGGTTTCTGGGTGGGAAGAGTCAGGGGTGTCAGGAAAAGCCTCTGCCCTCCTACATTCTCCACAAGGCCAGAAACAAGGCAGGCGCCCGCTCCCTTAGCCTCTGGATCCACACTGGCCTTCCTCTGCCACAGCTCACCTGGGCCTCAGACTTgtccccattttctttttctgtggccTTTTCTCCCTCAGGGGTTGCATCTCCCTTAGGTtcagggggtgggggctgagAGCCATCCTCCACtggggcctcagcttcctccttgAGCTCCACCTGCTCCCCAGGCTCATCCTTGCTCCCCTCTGCAgggctctcctcttcctcctgggaaACACCACAGGCGCCCCAGGGAACGATCAGGAGCAGAGCCTCCAGGCAGGCCTGGCTCAGCACTGCCGACCCCATGGGGGTTCCATACAGGTGACTGCTGTATGGAAACGGTCAATGGCCTGCTTGGACTGTGGCAATCTAGCTGGACAAAGGAAGAGCATCTGCAATGAGGGGAATGGGCCTTGGGAGCGCCGGTCAAGAAACAGCTCAGAGCCCAGAGGATCCTGGGGAGTGAATGGTTAACACAACAGGGGCAGGGGTGGCCTACCCTCACCCCCTTCCTCTGCTGCTACTACCTGCACCCCCCACCATCCTCCATGCTTCCCTGGCTCCATCCTGAACTCACCTGGACAGTATCAGTACCGTTCTCCTTGGCATCTGGTGTGGTACCACCTCCAAACAGGCTGGAAATGGTGTTGCCAAGTTCTAGGGGGAGCAAAACCCAAAGACTCAAAAGAAGACCACAGCAGTGACTCCACCTTCTAACCCAAGGGCCATGCCCTGTCCACCTCCCCAACCCTCACACAAGTACATTCTCTCCCATACACACACGCAAGCTCATCTTACTGGTGAGAGTAGATTCCTCTTCTGGGCTGTCCTCCACCAGTGTCTCAAATACAGACTCCACCTGAAAACAGGTTCAAAATGAAGAAACACACAGGCTAATCCACCTTTTCTCCACAAACATCCTGCCAAAGTGGGTGTTTGCTTATGCACACTCCATGCCGTCACAGGCCTAGTCTTTCACCTGCCTTTTCTAAGGACTTGGAGGTGGTCGCCCATCTCCTTTGATTAAGAGCCCTCCATGAATAGGGTCCCAGCTCCTTTTTCTCCAAAGAGCCCCCTACTTCTCCACTCAATAACTGTATGGGCCATTACATCCATATTACCCCCAGATTTGTTCTTCAAAAACGGATtcctggctgagtgcagtggcttatgcctgtaatctcaacactttgggaggccaaggcaggtggatcacttgaggtcaggggtttgagaccagactggccaacaaggtgaaaccccatctctactctaaataacaaaaattagccaggcgtggtggcaggcacctgtaatcccagctactcaggaggctgagacaggagaatcactcgaacccaggaggcggaggttgcaagatcacgccactgtactccagcctggacaacagagcaagactctgtctggaaaaagtagtaataataataagtggATTCCtgaggccaggcagagtggctcccacctgtaatccctgtactttgggaggttgaggcaggatgatcgcttgatcccaggagttagagaccagtctggacaacatagtgagaccctgtctctataaataaagtacaaaaaaatttagcaggatgtggtggcacatgcgtatcgtcccagctactcaggaggctgagatgggaggatcatttaagcccaagTGTTCAAGGCTGGaatgagctatgaccatgccattATGTTCCAGCTTAAGTGACAACAGAGCCaagaccctctcaaaaaaaaaaaaaaaaaaaaaaaaaaacagtggattCTTCAAACCATTCAATAGTTCCAAGAAATTTACAATGCCTATATCAAACCATTCAATAGTTCCAAGGAATTTACAATGCCTATAAGCATTTATAGGCTATAAGGAGGTCTGCACCAGATCATCAGTTAGCTCTGTTCAGAGCCAACATTTTTCTGATTCCTAAACCTTTTTTGGTTATCATATCCTAATGCCATGTGGAACCCACTTTGGAAATGGCTGGCAGGGTCTGAGCCCCTGCTCTGCACACAGGGTCTCCTTTAGCTCTCACCCTGTCTAGACTGAGCACGCCACTCTCATCCAGGTTGAAGTGAGCCTTGATGCCCTTGGACTCGTAGTCAGGATACTTCTTGAAGCTGTCACCCACCCCTTTTAGCTTCACTGTGGTCAGATTCTGGGAGCCAAATACCCTGGTTGGGGAGGAAAGAGGAGTTCAGGGGGACCCACCCCAGCCCATCTCCCCCTCTAGACTACATGGCCTCCTGGCACGAGGTGTCGGGGCACTCCCCAAGGGCACACTCAAGAGGACGGATGCATTCTCCAGCGAAGCTGCTCATAGCTGCCCTGTTTCAGCCCTGCAGACCCACATCCTCCCTCACCCCCCAGTCCTCAGATTATCCAGCAGCCACGCCTCCCCCTCCCTGGAGCTCCCATCCTGCACCCCCGCCCCTCACCGAAGATCTTCAGGCCCCAGGAAGCCCAGGTCACCGTAGTTGATGTGGAAGCTGAAATCATGGCTGTAGCGGTTAAAGGTGATGACTTTGCGTTGAGGGTAGGGCCCCATCCGAGAGAAGAGTACCCGTTTATTGTGCTTCAGGCTGTGAATCCCaggctcctcctccacctccctcgTGAACTCCACCTACACAGCAGGCAGACAGAGGCAAACTGTTGCACACTAGAGAACCCGAGTAGGTTCTGGGGtaaggatgggggtggggtgggggatacCTCTTAGCAGAAAGACAAAGGGATGAGCCAGAGCAGACAGAAGGGGAAACCCCACTTGGGAGAGGTAAAGGGAGCTTGTCACTTGCTCAGTCAGGCTCACTCACCAGGATGGGGTAGACCACTGCATCTCGGACGACAAATGGCTTCACTTTAAAGGCTTTGCTGAGCGCAGCTGCCTGGTACACTGCCCCCATGGCGGCTGCTTCATCTGCATTGATGTTCttccccagctcctccctgggAAAGCCCCAAGCCTCAGCACGGTCTACCCTGGAGCATGCAACCGGGACTTCCCTCCCCTCAGCCCTCCAGCTGCTCACCCCAAAGCCCTGCCCCAGGCAGAACTCAGCCCAGCGCTCTAGCCCCCACACTCACTTGCCCACGGCCTTCAGCAGCACCTCCTGAACTTTGGGAACCCGAGTGGCCCCGCCCACCAGGATCACCTGCTCAACCTCATCCTGCAGTGGGTAAGAATGAGAGGTGGAACAGCATGTAGTTAGCACCCTTCCTTGGCACTGACTCGCCCCTTGACGTCCCATGGGTTTACTATGCCCTTTCCTAAGGGGCATTCCCGCCTTCCCCTACTCGCTCACCAGACTCATTTCGGCACTCTGGAGGGCCTGCTGTACAGGCCCAGGCACCCGCTCAAATAAGTCTGCACACAACTCCTCAAATTCCACACGAGTCACTTTTGCCTTGAAGTCCACATCATCCATCAGGCCTTCAATCTGGGAGAGGATGGGGACTGTCAGGGGGTTCTTGCCCAGATCCCGCTCTCTTGGTGAGTAggacagaaacaaaaagaataggTCTTTGGGAGGATGGTAGAGGGAGGAGCATGGGCCATGCCAGGCACGAGCAGCCCAGTTCAGTGGCAGGGTCCCCCACCCTCTATGTGGGACAAAATATAGCCTCAACCAGCCACTTGTGGGCACCTGTGCCATGTGGTCAGCGTTGGCACTGAGGACAGTTTTGAGCCGATTAGCCTCACGCAGCAGCTTGGCCATGGCACGCGGGTTCTCCCGCACATCCTTTGCTCTCTGACCCTTGCGCTGCTCATTGAAAAGCCCAGCCAGGTGTTCTCGAAGCCGGAGCTCCATCTCCAGGCCCCCCAGGGTACGGTCAAATCTGTTGAGAAAAGGGAGCAGGGAAAAACATGAAGAACACATGGAGTCCCCGCATCTGCATAGGAGCCTCTCATCCCCACATGGCACCTTTCCTTCATCTCAGGGGACCTTGTTCATCTCCAGTGCCCCATGTGTGGACACACACTCTGCCCTCAACTCTCTACAGCACAGCTGACACCTCGCAGTGACCCTTCTTCCACTCGTTCATTCGACAGTGTTTACTGAGCATTACTTATGTACTTCCCTCTGGGAATACAAATGTGGCGGCGGGGAAAGAGACAGGGTCCCTGCTATGGAAAAGTTGAATAATCACACAAATGTGAAATTATCACTACATCACATGTTGTAAAGGTGAGGGGACAATGCCTGCAGAACATGTATGGGGGGAGATTCAGGCTACTGAGGGAGACCCAAGAACATGTCCCCTAAAAAGTGATGCCTGAACTGAAACCTGAAGGATAAGTTCAGTGCAAGCATCACCTGAACTGAAGAGTTCAGAGTTCACTAGCTGGAGGGGAAAGAACATTCTAGACAGAAGCAACAATGTTCATAAAGACCTTGAAGTGGGAGAGTGCATGGCAAGTTCCAGAGGAGGGCAAGCATCACTGGGGCTCAAAGAGAGAGAGGGCTCAGGGCTCAGACAGGCTGTGGAAGACAGGGTTGAGACAGACGCAGGGAAAGTTTTGGAGCCAGTGACACGTTTTTAAAGAAACAGGTAATGATCAGGTTGGATTTTAGGAAGAACCCTCTGGCTGCAATATGAAGAAAGAACTGAAAGGAGACGTCACTAGGAACAGGGAGATGTTTTTAATTCTGCAAATAAGAGGTGATGGTAACTTGGGCTGGGTGGTAATGGTGAAAACGCAAAAAGATGATTTCAAGAAATAAGACAAcagggcacatgttctcaggatctcctgagggctatGTCACAggccatgaaaaaaaattaaaaagaaataagacaacaagaatgttaaattatttaactagaaatgacaaaagaacaaaaacataaTTGAATCTGACACCCTACATATTGCCTACAGCTCCATGGATTTCCTTAGAATACATTTTGAAAGTTCCATGTCTTCCAATTTTCCCAAACTGTCCTCCCCTGCGCCCCGGCTTCCCCTTACTCTTTGTGAGTGGTCCCCTACGATGACTGATGCCTCAATCAGGAGACCATTCCTGCAGCATGCAGGAAAGCAAAGCAGTGTGTCTCCTCCAAGAAGAAACCCCTGACTTGAGGGTCTTCACAAGCAGCCCTCCCTGCCAAGTACCCACTCACCCTACTCCCCGGATCTGCAGCTGTGGCTGCATCCCAGCTTCCTTAGTCTTCACCATCTGGTAGGTCACAATGGTGCATACGGTGCTGCCTGAGCCCATGTCATAGAACATGATATTCTGTAGAGATATCGAGGCAACTGTCACAGGAACCTTTTCAAACTCCAGGGGGCCTGTTTGCTCACCCACCTGCTTCCAAAGGGCTGTCTGACTCTTAACACAAAACTAAACAGCTCCaacaggggctgggaggaggctaTTGGTGCATTTTGCCAAGGGCCAGCCTAGCCATGCAAACAAGATGCAAAAGGGACCAAGTGGCCTCCATCCTTAGATTCAGTCACCCTGCACGTCTGGTCGAGGCTCCCCTGGCTCACCTGGGCAGTGGTGTTGATATCTTTCCGGCGGAAGACACCATAGCTGAGGGCAGTGGCAGTGTTGTCATTGATGAgctgcagcactttgaggccagccATACGAGCAGCCTGCAGCACAGCTCGGCGTTCGGCCTGGTTGAAGAAGACTGGCACGGTGATCACTGCATCCTTGATGGGCTGCTCTACAGACGACAACAGAAAAAGGTCCCGCCGGCTCCATACCTTAGATGAGGGCTTCTAATCTCGTCACTAATGACATTTTGGACtaggtaattctttgttgtggctgctgccctgtgcactgtaggatgtttagcagcatccctggcctctacccactagataccaGTTGCACCCCTTAGATGTGACAACCAAAATATATCTTCAGATGTTGCTAAATGTTCCCTGGGAGGCAAAGTTGCCCCTGTTGGAGAATCACTGCCCTAGATCCTGGGGAGCCTGGCCACCAAGGGCCCCACCTTGACCACTTACCTGCAAAATCTTCAGCTAGAGAACGAGAATAATTGAGAACCATGCCCAACACTTCCTCAGGTGAGAACTGCAACTGCCTGAGGGGAGGGAAGGTAGTTAGAGCCAAGGAAAGCCAGGCATTAAGGCAGGACAATCAGGAACACACACCAATAAGGAGCCCAGCAGCGTTGCCGAGACCACCTTCCCCAACAGAACACTCACGAGCTGATCTGAAAGTGCACAGTCTGCCTCTGTGGGTCGAAAGTCAGCTCGTGCTCCGGGAAGCGGGCCTGGTAAAGAGCTACATGGGGGTTATCTGCCTGCTTCCCCAGGAGGTGCTGGAAGTAACGTAGCGTAGCCTTTGGATTCTTAATCGCCTGAGGGGTGAAGAAGAAGCAGACCAGTGTTAGGCTCCCAAGTCCACCATTACCTACTTACATCACAGAGCCTGATAAGGAAACAGACTCTGGGGGCTGCCATCTCCTCTCCTCTGTCCACCACTCTGGGAAGGGGGACTGCTAGCTCACCATGCTTGCTGCACTGTCTCCAAagaatctttcattttctttcagggTCACAATCACCGGGGTTTTCCTCCGAGATTCCCTGAGGAAAAGAGACTTTGGGCCCAGGTGCCTGCAGCAGAAGGACTCAGAAGCCTCGACACTCACACACATTTAACCACTCAGATGCCAAAGTCTGCTGTGGGCACTGTGACTAACACATTCACACTTGGGAGCCCAGACTCCCTCGTTCCCCACCCTTAACACGGGGGCCACCCTCACTTATTCAAGACAATTTCCATGGGCACTCCAGGTTTGACGATGGCCACCTTCATGGACTCACTGCCCAGGTCCACAGACATCACTGCCAGTGTATCTGAAGGGAAAAGAGGTTTGTCAGTTAGCTCTCCCTTCGCCCACCTTCCTGAGACTCCCTCTAATCAAAGCATACCACTTTCCGTGGGTAAACGAAGATGGCAAAAGACAAAAAGGCCTGGACCTAACAACTCAAGAGACTTCTGACCAACAGCCCCAAGCCCACTTCCCATCATGCATCCTTCAGTCATCATTTATCCATTTGCTCCCTCTACTGGGGTACATACCACTCAGTGCCAACAGGTCTGCCAAGAGCACAGCCACCAAGGCCCAACAGACTCGCCTCCTCGGCCTCTGCCTCCTAACTTTGACTGCCATAGTGCCCCTGGGGGAGGCGAAGAAAGAAAACACTTGAAACTGGATGCCCGGAGTGAAGGAGACGGAACCACATCCCAGAACGGAGAAGCTGTAAGATCATATCTACTCCATTCTTACCCAGGGCAGAGCAGCCTacttctccccttctccctcctgaTGGGTACAAACCACTCTCTAACCATCCCAGCAGCGCCCACACAAAGGCCCAAGTGAAAGAGCATGGGTCCTCGGCTTTGCCACATCCCTAAACAGGGAAGCTAACAGGACAAGAGGAAGGAGACCCGAGCCTTTCGTCCACCACACAGGCAGTGAGTGGCGCACCGCAGCACTGTGCCTGTTGTCAGACACCTGGGGTGCGGCCAGGGATCCCCGCCCAGGGCTCAACCACCTCCCCACACCTGGAGCTCCCCCGCTGACGGTGAAAGCCAGGCTGGGCCTGGACGGGAAGAGAAAGGTAATGACGTTGGGGGTGGCTAGGATGGAGGAAAGGCCTATCTCCTCCTCGGCATCCCTGCGGGTTGTCCCgccccctcccctttcccagcTCACTCCCCGGCCCCGCTGTGCCCAGAGACGCAGTGCCACGGGCGGTAAGGTTCCCCGCCCGGCGGGCATCCGGTACCCGGTGTTCACCTAAACCACACCTGACGAAGGCGGCGGCTCCCACTCCCGGAAACGGATCCCAGCCCGCCCCAGCGCGTGGGTACAGACCGGGGGCCGAGCTGCGTGCCCCCCAGTGCGAGGCCGAGCGCCCGGCGTCCGCGCGGCCCTCCCTTGCGCTCCCGACCCGCCCCCGGAGCTCGCACGCTGTCTCCCCTAGGAGGGGTGGCCGGCCCGCACCTCCATCCACCCCCGCTACCTCTTGCCTCCGCTCCTGCGGCCCCAGCTCTGGGACAGACGCGGCACGAACGTACCCACGAGGCCGGCAGCGCCCCCCACCCGCGCCCTTCACAACTCCCCTCGGTTTGCAAACTGTTACATTAGCCACCAACCTCTCGGCGGCGTCTGGCGCACCAGCCGGCCCCGGACGCGGCGCGCGCTCATTGGAGCCTCGGCCGCCCGGCCCTGCGCTGtgcgcccggccccgcccccgccgccccggCGCGCGTACCCATTGGACCACGtcccaggccccgccccctcccttTGCCAGCCTTGTACTGGGGGCGGCGGAGGGGACCAGCCACCGGTTGGGCAGAAGCCGCCGGCGTCGGCCTGGGATTGGACCACGTCACGGGGCCAGCGCGCTGCACTCTTTCCTCCCCAGCGCCGGCCCCGGGGCGACCGCGGGACATTTTCCGGCGCTGGATGCTTTGCTGCCGGGGTTCGGGAGTAACCTGCGCTTGGAGCAGGTCGGCCGCACTGCAGTCCCGCACTCAGGGCTCTTCTTCCGGTCACCTGGAGAGCCCGGCCGAGGAATGGAATGACAGACATCCTGTCCGCAGCCCCGCGGAGGAGGCGCTGGTCTGCCGGTTGGTATTGAGGTGCCCTAGGCTTTGGATAGACATTGGAGAATGGCTGTGCCTCGGACTGAGTCCGCCGCAACCCCCTCTGTTTTGCTGAGGAAACAAGCCACAGAAAAAGATGTTTGCTGATGGGTCAGAGATAACCGATGCATTCGTCGCAGAATCTGGCCTGGATTTCTTAGGTTAAGCCCCACTCATTTGTATAAGAAAGAATATTCCAAACTTAAGTGCTACACACAAAAGACACTTTTATTTGTGAGGCTATAGTTGGTTGAGCTTGTGTGCACCTTCTCATATTTCTGTTCTATTAAATCTTGTGAACATTACTCTTTAGCTGTTTCTGTCATAGAATGACAGAAGCACCTCACAGCTTTCTCTTTTAACTTACAGCGCCATAGAAATGTGCGCAGtcgcccgggcgcggtggctcacgcctgtaatcccagcattttgggaggccgaggcgggcgaatcacttgaggtcaggagttcgagaccagcctggccaacatggtgaaaccccgtctctaccaaaactacaaaaattagccgggcgtggtgttgggcgcctttaatcccagctactcaggaggctgaggcaggagaattgcttgaatccgggaggcggaggttgcagtgagcccagactgcgccactgcactccagcctgggcgacaacaacAAGACTcctaatcaaaaaacaaaaagaaaaagaaatgtgcgCAGTCCTTGGAGAGTGCATTTTCCTTAAGTGTGGATGGAAATAAGTCATCTGTTTTCTCTCCTACTAAGTTGATGCCTGGCCACCCTTCACAGAAAGGCCCGCTTGAAGGCCCTGGCTGTCAGGGCCAGGGCTGTGTCAAGCCTGAACTTGTTTAAGGAGCTCTTAGCTCTTCCTTTCTCTACATTTTTCGTGATGCTTAGGTGGAGAGTGGTCCGGTGTCTATGCTTAGAAGGAAAAATTATTGGCAGTCCCAGAGAGAGTCTATTCTTCCTTTTAAGAATAGTTACGTATTCAGGCAGTAGACAAATTGGTAGAAATAGAAATTCACTTAAAATTTTAACAGAATTTAATTACACAAATAATACACAAatgtaatctttaaaaaattcattctacATAAAGGTAAATTTCcgccctctcccctctcccctctccccttcttcggtctccctctccttcttttttcggtctccctctgttgccaaagctggactgtactgccgtgatctcggctcgctgcaacctccctgcctcgggctcctgtgattctcctgcctcggcctgctgagtgcctgggattgcaggcgtgcgccgccacgcctgactggtctttgtatttttggtggagacggggtttcgccgtgttgaccgggctggtatccagctcctggcctcgagggatctgcccgcctcggcctcccgaggtgctgggattgcagacggagtctcgctcactcaatgctcaatgttgctcaggctggagtgcagtggcgtgatctcggctcgctacagcctccacctcccagccgcctgccttggcctcctaaagtgctaagattacagcctctgccccgccgccaccacgtctaggaagtgaggagagcctctgcccggctgccatc is a window encoding:
- the HYOU1 gene encoding hypoxia up-regulated protein 1 precursor (The RefSeq protein has 2 substitutions compared to this genomic sequence), which codes for MAVKVRRQRPRRRVCWALVAVLLADLLALSDTLAVMSVDLGSESMKVAIVKPGVPMEIVLNKESRRKTPVIVTLKENERFFGDSAASMAIKNPKATLRYFQHLLGKQADNPHVALYQARFPEHELTFDPQRQTVHFQISSQLQFSPEEVLGMVLNYSRSLAEDFAEQPIKDAVITVPVFFNQAERRAVLQAARMAGLKVLQLINDNTATALSYGVFRRKDINTTAQNIMFYDMGSGSTVCTIVTYQMVKTKEAGMQPQLQIRGVGFDRTLGGLEMELRLREHLAGLFNEQRKGQRAKDVRENPRAMAKLLREANRLKTVLSANADHMAQIEGLMDDVDFKAKVTRVEFEELCADLFERVPGPVQQALQSAEMSLDEVEQVILVGGATRVPKVQEVLLKAVGKEELGKNINADEAAAMGAVYQAAALSKAFKVKPFVVRDAVVYPILVEFTREVEEEPGIHSLKHNKRVLFSRMGPYPQRKVITFNRYSHDFSFHINYGDLGFLGPEDLRVFGSQNLTTVKLKGVGDSFKKYPDYESKGIKAHFNLDESGVLSLDRVESVFETLVEDSPEEESTLTKLGNTIPSLFGGGTTPDAKENGTDTVQKPSEKAEAGPEGVASAPEGEKKQKPARKRRMVEEIGVELVVLDLPDLPEDKLAQSVQKLQDLTLRDLEKQEREKAANSLEAFIFETQDKLYQPEYQEVSTEEQREEISGKLSAASTWLEDEGVGATTVMLKEKLAELRKLCQGLFFRVEERKKWPERLSALDNLLNHSSMFLKGARLIPEMDQIFTEVEMTTLEKVINETWAWKNATLAEQAKLPATEKPVLLSKDIEAKMMALDREVQYLLNKAKFTKPRPRPKDKNGTRAEPPLNASGSDQGEKVIPPAGQTEDAEPISEPEKVETGSEPGDTEPLELGGPGAEPEQKEQSTGQKRPLKNDEL
- the HYOU1 gene encoding hypoxia up-regulated protein 1 isoform X1 → MAVKVRRQRPRRRVCWALVAVLLADLLALSDTLAVMSVDLGSESMKVAIVKPGVPMEIVLNKESRRKTPVIVTLKENERFFGDSAASMAIKNPKATLRYFQHLLGKQADNPHVALYQARFPEHELTFDPQRQTVHFQISSQLQFSPEEVLGMVLNYSRSLAEDFAEQPIKDAVITVPVFFNQAERRAVLQAARMAGLKVLQLINDNTATALSYGVFRRKDINTTAQNIMFYDMGSGSTVCTIVTYQMVKTKEAGMQPQLQIRGVGFDRTLGGLEMELRLREHLAGLFNEQRKGQRAKDVRENPRAMAKLLREANRLKTVLSANADHMAQIEGLMDDVDFKAKVTRVEFEELCADLFERVPGPVQQALQSAEMSLDEVEQVILVGGATRVPKVQEVLLKAVGKEELGKNINADEAAAMGAVYQAAALSKAFKVKPFVVRDAVVYPILVEFTREVEEEPGIHSLKHNKRVLFSRMGPYPQRKVITFNRYSHDFSFHINYGDLGFLGPEDLRVFGSQNLTTVKLKGVGDSFKKYPDYESKGIKAHFNLDESGVLSLDRVESVFETLVEDSPEEESTLTKLGNTISSLFGGGTTPDAKENGTDTVQEEEESPAEGSKDEPGEQVELKEEAEAPVEDGSQPPPPEPKGDATPEGEKATEKENGDKSEAQKPSEKAEAGPEGVASAPEGEKKQKPAKKRRMVEEIGVELVVLDLPDLPEDKLAQSVQKLQDLTLRDLEKQEREKAANSLEAFIFETQDKLYQPEYQEVSTEEQREEISGKLSAASTWLEDEGVGATTVMLKEKLAELRKLCQGLFFRVEERKKWPERLSALDNLLNHSSMFLKGARLIPEMDQIFTEVEMTTLEKVINETWAWKNATLAEQAKLPATEKPVLLSKDIEAKMMALDREVQYLLNKAKFTKPRPRPKDKNGTRAEPPLNASGSDQGEKVIPPAGQTEDAEPISEPEKVETAGSEPGDTEPLELGGPGAEPEQKEQSTGQKRPLKNDEL
- the HYOU1 gene encoding hypoxia up-regulated protein 1 isoform X2 is translated as MAVKVRRQRPRRRVCWALVAVLLADLLALSDTLAVMSVDLGSESMKVAIVKPGVPMEIVLNKESRRKTPVIVTLKENERFFGDSAASMAIKNPKATLRYFQHLLGKQADNPHVALYQARFPEHELTFDPQRQTVHFQISSQLQFSPEEVLGMVLNYSRSLAEDFAEQPIKDAVITVPVFFNQAERRAVLQAARMAGLKVLQLINDNTATALSYGVFRRKDINTTAQNIMFYDMGSGSTVCTIVTYQMVKTKEAGMQPQLQIRGVGFDRTLGGLEMELRLREHLAGLFNEQRKGQRAKDVRENPRAMAKLLREANRLKTVLSANADHMAQIEGLMDDVDFKAKVTRVEFEELCADLFERVPGPVQQALQSAEMSLDEVEQVILVGGATRVPKVQEVLLKAVGKEELGKNINADEAAAMGAVYQAAALSKAFKVKPFVVRDAVVYPILVEFTREVEEEPGIHSLKHNKRVLFSRMGPYPQRKVITFNRYSHDFSFHINYGDLGFLGPEDLRVFGSQNLTTVKLKGVGDSFKKYPDYESKGIKAHFNLDESGVLSLDRVESVFETLVEDSPEEESTLTKLGNTISSLFGGGTTPDAKENGTDTVQEEEESPAEGSKDEPGEQVELKEEAEAPVEDGSQPPPPEPKGDATPEGEKATEKENGDKSEAQKPSEKAEAGPEGVASAPEGEKKQKPAKKRRMVEEIGVELVVLDLPDLPEDKLAQSVQKLQDLTLRDLEKQEREKAANSLEAFIFETQDKLYQPEYQEVSTEEQREEISGKLSAASTWLEDEGVGATTVMLKEKLAELRKLCQGLFFRVEERKKWPERLSALDNLLNHSSMFLKGARLIPEMDQIFTEVEMTTLEKVINETWAWKNATLAEQAKLPATEKPVLLSKDIEAKMMALDREVQYLLNKAKFTKPRPRPKDKNGTRAEPPLNASGSDQGEKVIPPAGQTEDAEPISEPEKVETGSEPGDTEPLELGGPGAEPEQKEQSTGQKRPLKNDEL